A single Amphiura filiformis chromosome 8, Afil_fr2py, whole genome shotgun sequence DNA region contains:
- the LOC140158784 gene encoding large ribosomal subunit protein eL36-like, with protein MAIRHDMCIGLNKGHKTTKNTSVRKAKRRGPNKHVKFVRDLVREVCGFSPYERRCMELLKVSKDKRALKFCKKRLGTLSRGKKKREEMQRTIAAQRKAAAAAASQQAK; from the exons ATGGCCATTCGTCATGACATGTGCATTGGCCTCAATAAGGGCCACAAAACAACCAAAAACACAAGTGTTAGGAAAGCTAAGAGGAGAGGG CCTAACAAACATGTGAAATTTGTGCGTGATCTGGTTAGAGAGGTGTGCGGATTCTCACCCTATGAGAGACGCTGCATGGAATTGCTCAAAGTCAGCAAGGACAAGAGAGCACTCAAATTCTGTAAAAAGAGG TTGGGAACACTGAGCAGAGGCAAGAAGAAGCGTGAAGAAATGCAGAGGACCATCGCTGCACAAAGAAAGGCTGCTGCCGCCGCTGCTTCACAACAAGCTAAATAG